One genomic window of Parasteatoda tepidariorum isolate YZ-2023 chromosome 9, CAS_Ptep_4.0, whole genome shotgun sequence includes the following:
- the LOC107449578 gene encoding leucine-rich repeats and immunoglobulin-like domains protein 3 isoform X1, with amino-acid sequence MMKQKYLCCVCFLVFLACRETNCKEPPKITPMNFNPLIYVGGKASVACVSGGTTPIKFSWLKNHKVIISDLSNFKVSSLNDASILSIEPVTLDDAGNYSCIAINAFGNDSATATLVVEAPLRWLKEPFDVEVTEGSEAHLVCVASGSPQPHYTWTKIEENNNVKRMIINSVDGRLHFKETKISDAGTYTCRVQNGVGEHLEKSAKVVVHGKMM; translated from the exons ATGATGAAGCAAAAATACTTGTGCTGTGTTTGTTTTTTGGTTTTTCTCGCTTGCAGAGAAACAAATTGTAAAG aacCACCAAAAATAACTCCAATGAATTTTAACCCATTGATTTACGTTGGAGGCAAAGCTTCTGTCGCTTGTGTAAGTGGAGGAACAACTCCAATAAAGTTTTCATGGCTTAAAAatcataaagtaattatttctgatttatCCAACTTTAAAGTTTCAAGCTTGAATGATGCCAGCATCCTCAGCATAGAGCCGGTAACTTTAGATGATGCTGGAAATTACTCTTGCATCGCTATAAATGCATTTGGAAATGATTCGGCTACAGCAACTCTGGTTGTCGAAg CTCCCCTGCGTTGGTTAAAAGAACCATTCGATGTTGAAGTTACTGAGGGCTCTGAGGCTCACTTAGTTTGTGTTGCCAGTGGATCTCCTCAACCTCACTACACATGGACAAAAATAGAAG aaaataatAACGTGAAAAGGATGATAATCAACTCAGTGGATGGCCGTCTCCATTTTAAAGAGACGAAAATAAGTGATGCCGGTACTTATACTTGCAGAGTACAAAACGGTGTTGGTGAGCATCTTGAAAAATCAGCAAAAGTTGTAGTCCACGGTAAGATGATGTGA